The following are from one region of the Luteitalea sp. genome:
- the radC gene encoding DNA repair protein RadC: MQTETRQLRELTLRYSVKKSDTGEPLMVPVAVATPAQSAAIVMPLLQHEANEVFAILCLSTKHRVVAYHEVSRGTLDATLVHPRDVFKAALLANSAAIVIAHVHPSGDPTPSLNDILLTRRLVTAGELLGVDVLDHIIVGDGRYYSFRQGGQL; this comes from the coding sequence ATGCAAACGGAGACCAGGCAACTTCGCGAACTCACGCTGCGATACTCGGTCAAGAAGAGCGACACGGGCGAGCCTCTCATGGTCCCTGTCGCCGTCGCCACACCAGCGCAATCCGCTGCGATCGTGATGCCGTTGCTGCAGCACGAGGCCAACGAAGTCTTCGCAATCCTCTGCTTGTCGACCAAACATCGCGTCGTCGCGTACCACGAAGTGAGCCGTGGCACGCTCGACGCGACGCTGGTGCATCCGCGCGACGTATTCAAGGCCGCGCTCTTAGCGAATTCTGCTGCGATCGTGATCGCGCATGTGCATCCATCAGGCGATCCCACGCCGAGTCTGAACGATATCCTGTTGACTCGCCGCCTCGTGACCGCCGGTGAGCTGCTCGGCGTGGACGTGCTGGATCACATCATCGTCGGCGACGGCCGCTATTACAGCTTCAGGCAAGGCGGACAGTTGTAG